The DNA window GGTCCCCGCGCAAGCACCGGTCGAGGACCAGGGGGTCGATCCCGCTCCGCGCCGAGGGCCCTTCGCCGGGATCCGACGGCTCTTCGGCGCCTGAGGCCCGGCGCCGCTCCCGCAGGCAGCACCGGCGGCCGACGGGCCGGACGGAGTCCTCCTCCCGGCCCGTCGGCCGTGGGCGGGCTCCTCGGACACCTAGAGTGCAGTGGTGAACCTCCACCTCCTCACACTGCGCGTGCGCGGACTCCTTCGGACGTCGAGGGACTCACTCGACGAGCCGGTCGGTCCCGTCTCGGCGCTCGCCCATCAGCTCGCTCTGTCCACCTGCATGGTTCTGGGCATCGTGGTCGTCGACGACCAGGGGCTCGGGATCCCCTGGCTGTACTGGACGGGCCAGACCGTGGTCCACCTGCTCACCCTCGCCCTGGTCCTCGCCCTGCTCTCCTCGCGGACCGGTCGCGTATCGCGGCGCTGGACCGGGCACCTCATGGTGGTCCTTCCCTTCGTCGATCTGCTGGTCCTCGCGGTGTGCCGGTGGTCCGTGGTCAACGCCGGAGGGTTCCAGGGCTTCCTGATGGCGGTCCCCATCGTCTGGCTGGCGGCGCGCTATCGCTTTCGCGGCGTGACGATCGGCGTCGCGTTCGGCGTCTGCTCGATGGTGCTGGGTCTGCTCATCTCGCCGGAGTGGGCGGCGATCGACCTGATCTCCCGGGGTCTGGCCACGACGGTCCTGACCGGAGCAGTGGCGCTCGTGGTGGCCGGTGCTGTGGCCCGACTCGAGGAGCAGAGGCGTCGGTTGCAGACCGTCAGTGCGGCGCTCGGTGTGGTCTCCCTGGTCCTCGGCGAGGAGGGGGAGCTGGTGGAGGTCGATGGTCGCCTCGGCGGGATCGCGAGCGGACGGGCGATCCCCGAGCTGCTCAGGGACCCGGTCTTCGCCGACAACGGGCGCACACCGCTCCCGCCGGCGCGGAACCCCCTGGCCCGCGCGGCGGGCGGGGCCGAGCTCGACGGCGCGGCCGTCTGGGTGGACCTGGAGGACGGGCGCCGGATCGCTCTGTCGGTGAGCTCCACCCGACTCGACGAGGCGCGGATGCTCGTGGTCGTCCACGACGTGACCGCTTCCCTCGCCGCCGTGCTGCAGGAGGAGCAGTTCCTGGCGAACGTCTCGCACGAGCTGAAGACTCCGCTCACCTCGATCTCGGGATACATCGAGCTCGTCGAGGACGAGATCGCCGAGGAGGGCGGCGGCGATACGGAGACGATCCGCGCGCATCTGCACGTGGTCGGCCGCAATGTCGTCAGGCTCCAGCAGCTGATCCTCGGGCTGCTGGAGACTGCTCGCACCGTGAGCGCCGACAGGGTCGGCTCCCGCACCGGTGCTCCGCGAGCGATCGCCCTCGACGAGCTGGTCGGGCAGCAGCTCGCCTCGATCCGTCCGCGGGCGGACTCCCGACGCCTGCGCTGGGCGGTCAGCGGCGTCGATCGCGAGGTCGAGCTGCTCAACGCGGATCCCGAGCGCCTGGGTCAGGCCCTCGACAACATCCTGTCCAACGCGGTGAAGTACGCGCACGAGGGGGGTCTGATCACGGTGCGACTCGGCGTGGAGGGGCAGGCCGCCCGGCTCCACGTCGCCGACGAGGGCATCGGCATCGACCAGGAGGATCTGCAGAAGCTGTTCACGCCCTACTTCCGTGCCCGCACGGCGACCGAATCAGGGGTCGCCGGGTACGGACTGGGCCTGATGATCACCCGCCGGATCGTCCGTGCTCACGGCGGGGAACTCACCATCTCCTCACGGGTCGGCAGGGGGACTCGCGTCGAGATGGTCATCCCTCTGGTCCGGACCTGAGAGACCGGTCCTCAAGATCCTGTGAAGCCCGTGCGGGTCATCTCGCCCCACACGGCCTTGCGGCCGCGGAGGGCCTGCCACCAGCCCTGGATCCGCCACACGGCGGTGAGCTGTCTGTATCCGAGGTTCTCGAGGAAGGCGCAGCTGATCATGATCACGAGGTCTCGGGCGGTCGATCGACGTCGGCGGGAGGACTCCTCCAGCAGAATCGACAGCACGGTCACGAGGATCCCGCATCCGAGGGCGATCCCCAGCAGCGCGAGGGCCATCCCGGCATCCACTGCCCCGGTGACCAGCGCGGCGACGATGAGCACCGTCCCCAGCAGCTCGAACAGCGGGGCGAACAGCTCGAACAGCCAGTAGTAGGGCAGGCCGATCATCCCGATCCTGCCGTAGCGGGGGTTCAGGAGCATGTCCCGGTGCATCCACAGCACCTCCCACAGCCCTCGGTGCCAGCGAACCCGCTGTCGGCGCAGGACGGGCAGGTTGTCGGGCACCTCGGTCCAGCAGGTCGGGTCCGAGGCGAAGACCATTCGATAGGCGCGGCCACGGCGCCGGCACCAGCGGTGGACCTTGAGCGTGAGCTCGAAGTCCTCGCCGATGGTGTCCGGATCGAAGGCACCGACCGTCAGCAGGACATCCCGCCGGTAGACCCCGAAGGCTCCCGAGATGAGCAGCAGCGTGCGCAGACGCGACCACCCGGCGCGGCCCAGGCTGAACGCCCGCAGATACTCGACGACCTGGAAGCGGGCGAGCCACCCCCGAGGCATTCCCTCCTCCGTGACGCGGCCGGCGACCACCCGGCTCCCGTTCACGGCGCGGATGTTCCCGCCGACGGCCACCACCCGCAGGGGATCGTCGAGGAAGGGCTGCACGGCGAGCAGCAGCGCGTCGGGGTCCATGATCGAGTCCGCGTCGAAGATGACCACCAGGTCCTTCGCCGCTAGGCCGATGCCGGCATTGGTGGCATCGGACCGGCCGGAGTTCTCCGAGTCCACCACGATCAGCGGCGTGCCGGGATCCTTCGCCTCGTACACCTGACGGATCCGGCCGCGGAGATCGACCTGCGGCCCCGGGTCCACTCTGCGCGTGCTGGGGACCAGGTCGAACGCTGTCCTCAGCACCTCCAGCGTGTCGTCGGTGGAGCCGTCGTTGACCACGACGACCTCGTGATCGGGGTAGTCCAGCGCCAGGGAGGAGCGCACGGAGTCCGTGATGACGGCGGCTTCGTTGTACGCGGGCATCACGACCGTGAGCCCGAGGGAGACGGGGGCAGTCGCCGACTCGGCGAGATCGAGCACGGAGCGGCGCGAGGCCGAGCGGCGGATGTCGACGAATCCCAGCAGCACCAGGACCGCGTAGGTCAGGTTGAGGGCGACGAAGTACAGCAGGGTCGGCCACGCGGTCCACACCAGCACCATGCGCACGATGTCGTGGGCGGCGGTGCCCGTGAGGTCGAAGAGGTCGAGCATGGTCAGCGGCTCCCGGCAGGTCGATCGGACGGCGGCAGCAGAGGGGTCAGGAGCGCGTCACCGCGACGAGCCACCTCGGTGATCGCAGACGCCGTGACGTCCCGCGGAAGCGCGAGGAGGGCCAGGAGGCAATGGGTGCGCACCGGGCCCCACGGGGATCGGGTGCCCTCGAGAAGGGCCGGGATCGACGAGGCGCGGCCCACCCGCGCCAGGGCGTGCGCGGCGGCGAACTGCACCGACGGGGTGGGGTCACGGCGGAGCAGCAGGGCGAGCCGATCGGCATCGGACGCGCTGGTCAGCTCTCCGAGCGTCTGGGCGCACGCGGCGCGGACCTGGGCGAGCGGGTCGTCCAGCCCGGCGCGGATCGCTCCGAGCGCCGCGGAGGATGCGGTCCCCTGGCCGATCAGCGAGGTGGTGACCACCAACGAGGGGACCTCGCCGCGACCGCGCAGCTGATCGAGCACGGTGACGACCGCACGGGCGGACGGGTACGAGGCGGCGGCGCGCACCGCCACGGTCCGTACGACGGGCGAGCGATCGGAGGTCGCGGCGAGCACCAGATCCTCATCCATCGGCAGCGCGAGCTGTCCCAGCCGGCGGATCGCCGAGGCCCGCGTCATCGAGCGTCGCGCGCCGGCCAGTCGCCTCAGCCGCGTCGGGTGCCCGCGCTCGACGAGCAGTGCGGCGACGCGCCCGCGCGCCTCGCCGCGCAGGGTCTCGAGCACCGCGAGCAGGCGCTCGTCCACCTGGTCGCCGAAGGGTCCGCGCGCCTCGCGGAGGGGCGTCATCAGCGCCGGGTCCTCGTCCTCCGTGAGAGCGAAGCGGATCACCAGGGGACGCGCCCTGGACGCGAGGTCCTCGCGCCGGCGCTCACGGGCTGCACGCACCGCGTGCACGATGCCGAGCGCGAAGAGCACGAGCGCGATGGCCGCCCACAGCGCCATCAGGGCCGTGAGCACGAGCCCGGGCTCGAGGGAGATCATCGGCGGGACAGCATCGAGGTGACGCGTGCGGCGAGCTCACGAGGCGAGAACGGCTTGGTCATGTAGTCATCGACACCGGCGGTGAACCCGTTCTCGAGATCTCGTTCCTGGCTCCGCGCCGTGAGCATGAGGACCTTCAGCGTCGACCCGCCGGCACGCAGGGCGCGGACGAGGTCCACCCCGGTCATCCCGGGCATCATGTGGTCCACCACCGCGAGATCCACGTCCGTGCGCGTGGCGAGGGTGTCGAGCGCCGCCTCCCCGGAGCCGACGGCCGTGACCTCGTGCCCGGAGGAGCGCAGCTTCAGGGAGACCAGCTCCACGATGTCGGGATCGTCGTCGACAACAAGAATGTTCGCCATCGTGACATCGTAGAGAAGTCGGACAGCGCGGCGCACCCCGGCCTCGCCGCCGTGCGATGCTGAAGCATGGATATCACCTCCTCGGGGACCCGGACCTGGGACGCCGACGCGCTCGGCGTGCTCATGGCCCCCTTCACCGGCACCGAGCTGCCGGACTGGATGCGCGAGGTGCTCGGCGCGGGCCTGGCCTCCGTGATCCTCTTCGGTCACAACACCCCGGATCTGCCGACGGCCGCGCGCCTGTCGCGCTCGGTCCACGCCTGCGCCGAGGACTGCGTGGTCGCGATCGACGAGGAGGGCGGGGACGTCACGCGACTCCAGGCGGGGGCCGGCTCGGCGCTGCCCACCGCGTGGGCGCTCGCCGAGGTCGACGACATCGAGCTCACCCGTCATCTGGGCAGCGCGCTGGGCGGCCTGCTGGCCGCCTGCGACCTCGATCTGGACCTCGCACCGGTGCTGGACGTCTCCACCGATCCGGCGAACCCCGTGATCGGCACCCGCTCCTTCGGCGACGACCCCGACCGGGTCGCCGCCCACGCACGGGCCTTCGCCACCGGCCTGATCGAGGCAGGGCTGGGCACCTGTGCGAAGCACTTCCCCGGCCACGGCGCGACGGACACCGACTCCCACACGGCGCTGCCGCGGATCGGTCTCGACGCCCGCGAGTTCG is part of the Brachybacterium ginsengisoli genome and encodes:
- a CDS encoding HEAT repeat domain-containing protein, with amino-acid sequence MISLEPGLVLTALMALWAAIALVLFALGIVHAVRAARERRREDLASRARPLVIRFALTEDEDPALMTPLREARGPFGDQVDERLLAVLETLRGEARGRVAALLVERGHPTRLRRLAGARRSMTRASAIRRLGQLALPMDEDLVLAATSDRSPVVRTVAVRAAASYPSARAVVTVLDQLRGRGEVPSLVVTTSLIGQGTASSAALGAIRAGLDDPLAQVRAACAQTLGELTSASDADRLALLLRRDPTPSVQFAAAHALARVGRASSIPALLEGTRSPWGPVRTHCLLALLALPRDVTASAITEVARRGDALLTPLLPPSDRPAGSR
- a CDS encoding response regulator transcription factor, with translation MANILVVDDDPDIVELVSLKLRSSGHEVTAVGSGEAALDTLATRTDVDLAVVDHMMPGMTGVDLVRALRAGGSTLKVLMLTARSQERDLENGFTAGVDDYMTKPFSPRELAARVTSMLSRR
- a CDS encoding sensor histidine kinase, whose product is MNLHLLTLRVRGLLRTSRDSLDEPVGPVSALAHQLALSTCMVLGIVVVDDQGLGIPWLYWTGQTVVHLLTLALVLALLSSRTGRVSRRWTGHLMVVLPFVDLLVLAVCRWSVVNAGGFQGFLMAVPIVWLAARYRFRGVTIGVAFGVCSMVLGLLISPEWAAIDLISRGLATTVLTGAVALVVAGAVARLEEQRRRLQTVSAALGVVSLVLGEEGELVEVDGRLGGIASGRAIPELLRDPVFADNGRTPLPPARNPLARAAGGAELDGAAVWVDLEDGRRIALSVSSTRLDEARMLVVVHDVTASLAAVLQEEQFLANVSHELKTPLTSISGYIELVEDEIAEEGGGDTETIRAHLHVVGRNVVRLQQLILGLLETARTVSADRVGSRTGAPRAIALDELVGQQLASIRPRADSRRLRWAVSGVDREVELLNADPERLGQALDNILSNAVKYAHEGGLITVRLGVEGQAARLHVADEGIGIDQEDLQKLFTPYFRARTATESGVAGYGLGLMITRRIVRAHGGELTISSRVGRGTRVEMVIPLVRT
- a CDS encoding glycosyltransferase family 2 protein; this translates as MLDLFDLTGTAAHDIVRMVLVWTAWPTLLYFVALNLTYAVLVLLGFVDIRRSASRRSVLDLAESATAPVSLGLTVVMPAYNEAAVITDSVRSSLALDYPDHEVVVVNDGSTDDTLEVLRTAFDLVPSTRRVDPGPQVDLRGRIRQVYEAKDPGTPLIVVDSENSGRSDATNAGIGLAAKDLVVIFDADSIMDPDALLLAVQPFLDDPLRVVAVGGNIRAVNGSRVVAGRVTEEGMPRGWLARFQVVEYLRAFSLGRAGWSRLRTLLLISGAFGVYRRDVLLTVGAFDPDTIGEDFELTLKVHRWCRRRGRAYRMVFASDPTCWTEVPDNLPVLRRQRVRWHRGLWEVLWMHRDMLLNPRYGRIGMIGLPYYWLFELFAPLFELLGTVLIVAALVTGAVDAGMALALLGIALGCGILVTVLSILLEESSRRRRSTARDLVIMISCAFLENLGYRQLTAVWRIQGWWQALRGRKAVWGEMTRTGFTGS